In one window of Lytechinus pictus isolate F3 Inbred chromosome 19, Lp3.0, whole genome shotgun sequence DNA:
- the LOC129282619 gene encoding uncharacterized protein LOC129282619 — translation MNSSVDLDQENDSIRVETRAIAISLSFGFLAFLTLISNVLVLLVLHRGRNHFDEVMRILIQILAITDLMGGIPGCLLQSLHHSLKQFAPSAVICKLVPFVTVNLVLQSLYIVCLINIYRLVSVLRPFTHLRFLTPKTVRICATIMKFAVFGFVLPLVPLKGMPLNSHLDTYCDPIVNVWHPPPDMLPNLTASVAVTVIAFAIPLLILTYTNARLLFIACRVVRRNANVKRSQTLSTDQNQTINLESGNSRSNQQNNRIKYKSTVHPASSGFKGLKTVIVVTGLFYISCIPFCFIVTRALKNKDYLEYDVVSIFFLMSNTWWNGPVFIYTSKTFRKEAFKLRKDMKLWLKGKFIGVGHD, via the coding sequence atgaattcatCCGTGGATCTTGATCAGGAGAATGACTCAATTAGAGTAGAAACAAGAGCCATTGCCATCAGCCTGTCCTTCGGTTTTCTGGCATTCCTTACGCTAATTTCTAACGTTTTAGTGCTGTTGGTACTTCATCGGGGTCGCAACCATTTCGATGAAGTCATGCGAATTCTGATCCAAATATTAGCGATAACAGATCTAATGGGTGGCATCCCTGGTTGCCTGTTACAGAGTCTTCACCATTCTTTGAAGCAGTTCGCACCTTCGGCTGTGATCTGCAAACTGGTTCCATTTGTGACAGTAAACCTGGTGCTCCAGTCGCTCTACATCGTGTGCTTGATCAATATTTACAGACTAGTTTCTGTCTTGCGACCCTTCACGCATCTGCGTTTCCTGACTCCTAAAACAGTACGCATCTGTGCAACAATCATGAAGTTTGCTGTGTTCGGATTCGTTCTTCCTCTTGTTCCCTTGAAGGGCATGCCTCTGAATAGCCATTTAGACACGTATTGCGACCCAATCGTGAACGTCTGGCACCCACCTCCGGACATGCTCCCGAATTTAACCGCATCAGTCGCGGTCACTGTCATTGCATTTGCAATACCGCTTCTGATACTCACCTATACCAATGCGAGGTTGCTGTTTATCGCTTGTCGGGTAGTGCGTAGGAACGCAAACGTCAAACGATCCCAAACGCTATCCACAGACCAAAACCAAACCATTAACCTGGAATCTGGGAACAGTCggtcaaatcaacagaataatCGCATCAAGTATAAGAGCACTGTCCACCCTGCTTCATCTGGCTTCAAAGGACTGAAGACAGTCATCGTTGTCACGGGATTATTCTATATATCCTGTATCCCTTTTTGCTTTATTGTCACCCGTGCTTTAAAGAACAAGGACTACTTGGAATATGATGTTGTCTCCATCTTTTTCCTCATGAGTAATACATGGTGGAATGGACCCGTCTTTATATACACATCTAAGACCTTTAGAAAAGAGGCGTTCAAACTAAGGAAAGACATGAAACTTTGGTTGAAGGGGAAGTTTATTGGGGTCGGTCATGACTGA